The Corynebacterium atypicum genome contains the following window.
CGAAGCGGAACCTGCCGTCTGCTACCCGGTTGGGCCAGGGGGCGAGCACCTCGCCGGCGCACTCCGGCGGAAACGTATCCCGCTCAAAGGCGCGCACCAGGGGGCGACCGCGCCACGAAAGACTGCGGATAGCGGCCGCCGCTGCAGAGATCACGGCAACGGTCTCGCCGGTGGCGATCCGGAACTCTGGAATATGATTCGCGGTCACGACTTTCAAGCTACCGCGTGCACTTCAGTCATCTGAGGTGACCACCGACACGCCCGTTCACCTGCATATTTACTGAAAAATTGCTCGCCATTTACCCCTATTTAGGGTAGATGACGGGCAATTTTACGTTTCGAGCTACACCAATTTGGCCCCGGCGAAGCTCTTCTTCCCCCGGCGCAGCACCAGCCACTTACCGTGCAGAAAATCGCCCGGGGCCGGCTCCCAGTCCTCATCGGTAACCCGCTGGTTATTCACGTACGCCCCGCCCTCGCGCACCGCCCGGCGGGCAGCGCCCCGGGAGGCCACCAGCCCCGCGGCGACGAAGAGGTCCACCACCGTGCGCGGGGCGGCGTCGACAAGCTCCACCACCTCGGTCTCCCCCAGCGCACCGGCCAGCGTCGCCTCGTCCAGCGCGCCGAGCTCGCCGCGCCCAAACAGCGCCTGGCTAGCCAGCTCCACGCCCCTCGTCGCGTCTTCGCCGTGCACCAAGTTCGTCATCTCCCGGGCAAGCCGGCGCTGCGCCTCCCGCTTGGAGGGACGCTCGCGCACCTCCTCCTCCAGGCCAGCCAGCTCCTCTTGACCCAAGAACGTGAACCACCGCAGGTAGCGGATCACGTCCGCGTCGGCGGTGTTCACAAAGTACTGGTACCAGCGGTAGGGGCTCGTCATCTCCGGATCGAGCCACAGCGAGCCGCCGCCGGTGGATTTGCCAAACTTCTTCCCCTCGGAATCCGTGACCAGCGGAACCGTCAACGCGTGCACGCCTGCGCCGTCGCGGCGACGCACGTAGTCCACGCCCGCGATGAGGTTGCCCCACTGATCACCGCCGCCGACCTGCAGCGTGCAGTTGTAGCGGTGGTAGAGCTCGCGGAAATCGTTGGCCTGCAGCAGCATGTAAGAAAACTCGGTGAAAGAGATGCCGTCGTTTTCCAGGCGCCGCTTGACCGTCTCGCGCGCCAACATCGTGTTCAGCGAGAAATGCTTGCCCACGTCGCGCAGGAACGGGATGACGTTAAGGTCCTTCGTCCAGTCCGCGTTATTGACCAAGCGCGCGGGATTCTCCGCATCCGCGGAAAAATCAACGAAGCGCTGCAGCTGACCGCTAATCCGGCCGGCCCAGTCGGCGACCGTGTCCGCCGAATTCATCGAACGCTCTCCCACCTCGCGGGGATCGCCAATCATCCCCGTCGCCCCGCCGGCGAGCACCAGCGGACGGTGGCCGGCGCGCTGGAACCGAGCGAGCATCAAAAGCGGGACCAGGTGGCCGGCGTGCAGCGACGGGCCCGTCGGATCAAAACCGCAATAGACCGTGATCGGGCCAGCGTCCACGGCCTCGCGCAGCGCATCCAAATCGGTCGACTGGTTGATCAGCCCGCGCCAGGACAACTCATCGATGATGTTCACGCGCTACTTCCTCTACTTCCTCGTCACTTCGTTGCGGCCGCCTCACACGCCGATTATTCGCCGGTGACGGCCGGCGGCCACGGCTCGGCCTCGTCGGCCAACAGCACCGGGATGCCCCCGTCAATCCGGTAGGCGATTCCCAGGCGCTCGTTGACCAGCCGCGCTTCATCTTCCAGGTACACCAGCGGCCCTTTGTCCTGCGGACAGACCAGCACACTCAACAGTTCCGGATCCAGGCTCATGGTGCTCGATCCTACAGTGGCCGACGCTCAGCCCAGGCACGCGCCTGCCCGCTGCGCTCCACGACGCGCGCCAACTGCTCGGCCACCCGCACCCCGGAGGTGCCGCCGTGAGTCGAGCGCGAGGCCACCGCGCCGTCGATAGTCAATACCTCGCGCACCTCGGGCCGAAGCGCCGGGTGCGCCTCGGCCAGCTCCGCGTCGCTCAAATCCACCAGGTCCACGCCGCGTTCCTCGGCCATGCGCACGCACTGCCCCGAAGCCTCGTGGGCCTCGCGGAACGGAACACCCTCGCGCACCAGCCACTCGGCCAAATCCGTGGCCAAGGTGAACCCGCGCGGAGCCAGCTCGCGCATCCGATCCTCGTGGAAGGTCAGCGTGCTCACCAGACCCGTCATCGCCGGCAGCAAAAGGTTCAGCTGGGTGACCGCGTCGATCACCGGCTCCTTATCCTCCTGCAGGTCCCGGTTATACGCCAAAGGCTGCGCCTTGCACGTGGCCAAAAGGCCCGCCAGGTTGCCGATCAGCCGGCCCGTCTTACCGCGAGTCAACTCCGGGACATCCGGGTTCTTCTTCTGCGGCATAATCGACGAGCCCGTCGACCACTCGTCGGCGAGAGTGACGTAACCAAACTCCGGGGTGCACCACGCGATCAGTTCCTCGGCTAGCCGCGACATATCCACCGCTATCTGCGCGAAGACGAACGCCGCCTCCGTAGCAAAATCCCGCGAGG
Protein-coding sequences here:
- the tyrS gene encoding tyrosine--tRNA ligase, which produces MNIIDELSWRGLINQSTDLDALREAVDAGPITVYCGFDPTGPSLHAGHLVPLLMLARFQRAGHRPLVLAGGATGMIGDPREVGERSMNSADTVADWAGRISGQLQRFVDFSADAENPARLVNNADWTKDLNVIPFLRDVGKHFSLNTMLARETVKRRLENDGISFTEFSYMLLQANDFRELYHRYNCTLQVGGGDQWGNLIAGVDYVRRRDGAGVHALTVPLVTDSEGKKFGKSTGGGSLWLDPEMTSPYRWYQYFVNTADADVIRYLRWFTFLGQEELAGLEEEVRERPSKREAQRRLAREMTNLVHGEDATRGVELASQALFGRGELGALDEATLAGALGETEVVELVDAAPRTVVDLFVAAGLVASRGAARRAVREGGAYVNNQRVTDEDWEPAPGDFLHGKWLVLRRGKKSFAGAKLV
- a CDS encoding Trm112 family protein encodes the protein MSLDPELLSVLVCPQDKGPLVYLEDEARLVNERLGIAYRIDGGIPVLLADEAEPWPPAVTGE
- the argH gene encoding argininosuccinate lyase — its product is MATRHGTNEGALWGGRFSGGPAEAMSALSVSTHFDWVLAPYDVLASKAHARVLHRAGLLSDADFETMLSGLDQLGRDVADGLFRPEPTDEDVHGAMERGLIERVGAEVGGRLRAGRSRNDQVATLFRMWLRGAARDVAIQVTDLVDALAGQAKRHPDAIMPGKTHFQAAQPILLAHSLLAHAQPLLRDTERIQDLDKRLNVSPYGSGALAGSSLALDPDAIAEELGFAAAAENSLDATASRDFATEAAFVFAQIAVDMSRLAEELIAWCTPEFGYVTLADEWSTGSSIMPQKKNPDVPELTRGKTGRLIGNLAGLLATCKAQPLAYNRDLQEDKEPVIDAVTQLNLLLPAMTGLVSTLTFHEDRMRELAPRGFTLATDLAEWLVREGVPFREAHEASGQCVRMAEERGVDLVDLSDAELAEAHPALRPEVREVLTIDGAVASRSTHGGTSGVRVAEQLARVVERSGQARAWAERRPL